Proteins encoded within one genomic window of Melospiza georgiana isolate bMelGeo1 chromosome 24, bMelGeo1.pri, whole genome shotgun sequence:
- the GNL2 gene encoding nucleolar GTP-binding protein 2 isoform X2, whose protein sequence is MVKPRYKGRCSINPSRASTNPDRIGGEGGNNMRDRATIRRLNMYRQKERRNKRGKIIKPLQYQSTVAPGTVARVEPNIKWFGNTRVIKQSSLQKFQEEMETVMKDPYRVIMKQKKLPMSLFHDRIKPHTSRVHILDTETFETTFGPKAQRKRPNLSASDVQSLVENAEASSESYDQGKDRDLVTEDTGVRDEAQEEIFKKGQSKRIWGELYKVIDSSDVVVQVLDARDPMGTRSPHVESYLKKEKPWKHLIFVLNKCDLIPTWATKRWVTVLSQEYPTLAFHASLTNPFGKGAFIQLLRQFGKLHSDKKQISVGFIGYPNVGKSSVINTLRSKKVCSVAPIAGETKVWQYITLMRRIFLIDCPGVVYPSGDSETDIVLKGVVQVEKIKSPEDHICAVLERAKEEYIRKTYKIECWTDTVDFLEKLAARTGKLLKGGEPDLQTVSKMVLNDWQRGRIPFFVMPPMEEPVAGQPAPQPPVLEAAVTSSQDITEEKVSELVAPAVEAAEEGNNTNNEIRQLMSHVRQNFGRINVAPQFSEEDLVPVDVPGFDDTDHESTGGEEEEEEEEDEENEEHPGEEELQMAPDVQESSKAVLKALEDKIAKYRKFLDKAKAKRFSAIRIPKRLSDQVFAKSVEKAEEPKETGDRGIEKKRKMKEEESDDDDQLGKQPCKKLTSKERRRAERQQRSKKVGVRYYETHNVKNKNKNKKKTGLEGQRSKHKKYNHKQ, encoded by the exons ATGGTGAAGCCGCGCTACAAGGGCCGCTGCTCCATCAACCCCTCCCGCGCCAGCACCAACCCCG ATCGCATCGGGGGCGAGGGAGGGAACAACATGCGGGACCGAGCGACCATCCGGCGGCTCAACATGTACCGGCAGAAGGAGCGCAG GAACAAACGTGGCAAAATCATCAAACCTCTGCAGTATCAGTCAACTGTGGCACCAGGCACTGTTGCAAGAGTGGAACCAAATATCAAATGGTTTG GAAATACTCGTGTGATCAAGCAATCATCCCTGCAGAAATtccaggaggagatggagacTGTGATGAAGGATCCTTACAGGGTGATCATGAAGCAGAAGAAGCTGCCCATGTCCCTGTTCCACGACAGGATCAAACCACAC ACCTCCAGAGTTCACATTCTTGACACAGAAACATTTGAAACAACGTTTGGCCccaaagcacagaggaaaagaCCAAATCTGTCTGCAAGTGATGTGCAGTCTCTGGTGGAGAATGCTGAGGCCTCGTCAGAGTCTTATGACCAGGGCAAGGACCGAGACCTGGTGACAGAGGACACTGGTGTAAG GGATGAAGCACAAGAGGAAATCTTTAAGAAAGGACAGTCCAAAAGAATCTGGGGTGAGCTCTACAAG gtgATTGACTCATCAGATGTTGTTGTTCAAGTTCTGGATGCCCGAGATCCCATGGGCACTCGCTCCCCTCACGTGGAATCCTACCTTAAAAAGGAGAAGCCTTGGAAACATCTCATTTTTGTCCTGAACAAATGTGATCTCATTCCTACCTGGGCCACT AAGCGTTGGGTCACTGTCCTTTCCCAGGAGTATCCAACACTTGCTTTCCATGCCAGCCTCACAAACCCATTCGGCAAAGGTGCCTTCATCCAGCTCCTCAGGCAGTTTGGAAAG TTACACTCTGACAAGAAGCAGATCAGTGTGGGATTCATTGGTTACCCCAACGTTGGCAAGAGCTCAGTGATCAATACCCTGAGGTCCAAGAAGGTCTGCAGTGTGGCCCCCATTGCAGGGGAAACAAAG GTGTGGCAGTACATCACCTTGATGCGGCGGATCTTCCTCATCGACTGCCCCGGGGTGGTTTATCCATCAGGAGACTCAGAGACAGACATTGTGCTCAAGGGAGTG GTTCAAGTTGAAAAGATTAAGAGCCCTGAAGACCAtatttgtgctgtgctggaaaGAGCCAAAGAGGAGTACATCAGGAAGACATACAAAATTGAGTGCTGGACAGATACAGTGGACTTCCTTGAGAAACTTGCTGCTAGGACTGGAAAACTGCTAAAG GGTGGTGAGCCTGACTTGCAGACTGTGAGCAAGATGGTTCTCAATGActggcagaggggcagaatcccttTCTTTGTGATGCCACCAATGGAAGAACCAGTGGCTGGTCAGCCAGCTCCCCAG CCTCCTGTGCTGGAAGCAGCTGTGACATCCAGCCAAGATATCACTGAGGAGAAAGTCTCTGAGTTGGTGGCACcagctgtggaggcagcagaggaggggaaCAACACAAACAATGAAATCAGGCAGCTCATGTCCCACGTGCGGCAGAACTTCGGCAGGATTAACGTGGCACCTCAGTTCTCAGAAGAAGACCTGGTTCCTGTGGATGTGCCAGGCTTTGATGACACTGACCATGAATCCActggaggggaggaagaggaggaggaagaggaggatgaggagaatGAGGAACATCCAGGAGAGGAGGAATTGCAGATGGCACCAGATGTGCAGGAGAGCTCTAAAGCAGTTCTTAAAGCTTTGGAGGACAAgattgcaaaatacagaaaatttctgGATAAAGCTAAGGCCAAGAGATTCTCAGCAATAAG AATCCCCAAGCGACTGAGTGACCAAGTGTTTGCAAAATCCGTGGAGAAGGCTGAAgaacccaaagaaactggagaCAGAG GcatagagaagaaaagaaagatgaaagaagaggaaagtgATGATGATGACCAGTTGGGTAAACAGCCTTGTAAGAAACTCACATCCAAAGAA aggAGACGAGCCGAGA
- the GNL2 gene encoding nucleolar GTP-binding protein 2 isoform X1: protein MVKPRYKGRCSINPSRASTNPDRIGGEGGNNMRDRATIRRLNMYRQKERRNKRGKIIKPLQYQSTVAPGTVARVEPNIKWFGNTRVIKQSSLQKFQEEMETVMKDPYRVIMKQKKLPMSLFHDRIKPHTSRVHILDTETFETTFGPKAQRKRPNLSASDVQSLVENAEASSESYDQGKDRDLVTEDTGVRDEAQEEIFKKGQSKRIWGELYKVIDSSDVVVQVLDARDPMGTRSPHVESYLKKEKPWKHLIFVLNKCDLIPTWATKRWVTVLSQEYPTLAFHASLTNPFGKGAFIQLLRQFGKLHSDKKQISVGFIGYPNVGKSSVINTLRSKKVCSVAPIAGETKVWQYITLMRRIFLIDCPGVVYPSGDSETDIVLKGVVQVEKIKSPEDHICAVLERAKEEYIRKTYKIECWTDTVDFLEKLAARTGKLLKGGEPDLQTVSKMVLNDWQRGRIPFFVMPPMEEPVAGQPAPQPPVLEAAVTSSQDITEEKVSELVAPAVEAAEEGNNTNNEIRQLMSHVRQNFGRINVAPQFSEEDLVPVDVPGFDDTDHESTGGEEEEEEEEDEENEEHPGEEELQMAPDVQESSKAVLKALEDKIAKYRKFLDKAKAKRFSAIRIPKRLSDQVFAKSVEKAEEPKETGDRGIEKKRKMKEEESDDDDQLGKQPCKKLTSKEVSVLSCSTTEQGNQLAFLSLAISLKSFETLGMNRRGVKSEFCYECDNFCHLPLT, encoded by the exons ATGGTGAAGCCGCGCTACAAGGGCCGCTGCTCCATCAACCCCTCCCGCGCCAGCACCAACCCCG ATCGCATCGGGGGCGAGGGAGGGAACAACATGCGGGACCGAGCGACCATCCGGCGGCTCAACATGTACCGGCAGAAGGAGCGCAG GAACAAACGTGGCAAAATCATCAAACCTCTGCAGTATCAGTCAACTGTGGCACCAGGCACTGTTGCAAGAGTGGAACCAAATATCAAATGGTTTG GAAATACTCGTGTGATCAAGCAATCATCCCTGCAGAAATtccaggaggagatggagacTGTGATGAAGGATCCTTACAGGGTGATCATGAAGCAGAAGAAGCTGCCCATGTCCCTGTTCCACGACAGGATCAAACCACAC ACCTCCAGAGTTCACATTCTTGACACAGAAACATTTGAAACAACGTTTGGCCccaaagcacagaggaaaagaCCAAATCTGTCTGCAAGTGATGTGCAGTCTCTGGTGGAGAATGCTGAGGCCTCGTCAGAGTCTTATGACCAGGGCAAGGACCGAGACCTGGTGACAGAGGACACTGGTGTAAG GGATGAAGCACAAGAGGAAATCTTTAAGAAAGGACAGTCCAAAAGAATCTGGGGTGAGCTCTACAAG gtgATTGACTCATCAGATGTTGTTGTTCAAGTTCTGGATGCCCGAGATCCCATGGGCACTCGCTCCCCTCACGTGGAATCCTACCTTAAAAAGGAGAAGCCTTGGAAACATCTCATTTTTGTCCTGAACAAATGTGATCTCATTCCTACCTGGGCCACT AAGCGTTGGGTCACTGTCCTTTCCCAGGAGTATCCAACACTTGCTTTCCATGCCAGCCTCACAAACCCATTCGGCAAAGGTGCCTTCATCCAGCTCCTCAGGCAGTTTGGAAAG TTACACTCTGACAAGAAGCAGATCAGTGTGGGATTCATTGGTTACCCCAACGTTGGCAAGAGCTCAGTGATCAATACCCTGAGGTCCAAGAAGGTCTGCAGTGTGGCCCCCATTGCAGGGGAAACAAAG GTGTGGCAGTACATCACCTTGATGCGGCGGATCTTCCTCATCGACTGCCCCGGGGTGGTTTATCCATCAGGAGACTCAGAGACAGACATTGTGCTCAAGGGAGTG GTTCAAGTTGAAAAGATTAAGAGCCCTGAAGACCAtatttgtgctgtgctggaaaGAGCCAAAGAGGAGTACATCAGGAAGACATACAAAATTGAGTGCTGGACAGATACAGTGGACTTCCTTGAGAAACTTGCTGCTAGGACTGGAAAACTGCTAAAG GGTGGTGAGCCTGACTTGCAGACTGTGAGCAAGATGGTTCTCAATGActggcagaggggcagaatcccttTCTTTGTGATGCCACCAATGGAAGAACCAGTGGCTGGTCAGCCAGCTCCCCAG CCTCCTGTGCTGGAAGCAGCTGTGACATCCAGCCAAGATATCACTGAGGAGAAAGTCTCTGAGTTGGTGGCACcagctgtggaggcagcagaggaggggaaCAACACAAACAATGAAATCAGGCAGCTCATGTCCCACGTGCGGCAGAACTTCGGCAGGATTAACGTGGCACCTCAGTTCTCAGAAGAAGACCTGGTTCCTGTGGATGTGCCAGGCTTTGATGACACTGACCATGAATCCActggaggggaggaagaggaggaggaagaggaggatgaggagaatGAGGAACATCCAGGAGAGGAGGAATTGCAGATGGCACCAGATGTGCAGGAGAGCTCTAAAGCAGTTCTTAAAGCTTTGGAGGACAAgattgcaaaatacagaaaatttctgGATAAAGCTAAGGCCAAGAGATTCTCAGCAATAAG AATCCCCAAGCGACTGAGTGACCAAGTGTTTGCAAAATCCGTGGAGAAGGCTGAAgaacccaaagaaactggagaCAGAG GcatagagaagaaaagaaagatgaaagaagaggaaagtgATGATGATGACCAGTTGGGTAAACAGCCTTGTAAGAAACTCACATCCAAAGAAGTAAGTGTTCTTTCCTGTAGTACAACTGAGCAGGGAAATCAGCTGGCTTTTCTATCCTTGGCCATATCACTAAAGAGCTTTGAGACTTTGGGCATGAACAGAAGGGGAGTGAAATCTGAATTCTGTTATGAATGTGACAACTTCTGTCACCTCCCTCTTACCTGA